A stretch of DNA from Dehalobacterium formicoaceticum:
AGCAACCTTAATTTTCTCCCCAGGAATACTGACAGCAGTACGATGGCAAAGAGGGTGGTTGACAAAGGACTGTCAGGCACAAAAATCCAGAAATATTTTGGGGTGGAGGACAACTGTCCCCAATACCAATAATAGCCATAAATAGAACCGATCACATTTACAACGAATAATCCTGTTAAAAACCTGGGATTTCGTAATAAATCGTCGATCCATTGCACCATGGTTTTCAGCATACCTCTCCTTCTTGATCATCAATCAATTCCTTTGGTTTCGCCGGTATGCCAAAAACCGTTGTATCAGCGGGTACATTGGCAGCAACCACTGCTCCTGCCCCCACAACAGCCCGATCCCCAATAGTTACGCCGGGAAGGATGGTTGCATTGGCGCCGATCATCGCATCCTTCCCGATTACAATCGGTCCGGTGCGATACTCATGAATGAGAAATTCATGGCAGAGCAGGGTGCAATTATAGCCCAGGATACTGTTCTCCCCAATGGTAATCATTTGAGGGAAAAAGACATCCATCATGGCCATCAGTCCAAAGGAAACGTTCTTACCCACC
This window harbors:
- a CDS encoding acyltransferase gives rise to the protein MRNLVHHSVEGKNSLRFWHRAVHPLRVVLNFLIIQFCRYSPSLKLKNPLYRILGMKVGKNVSFGLMAMMDVFFPQMITIGENSILGYNCTLLCHEFLIHEYRTGPIVIGKDAMIGANATILPGVTIGDRAVVGAGAVVAANVPADTTVFGIPAKPKELIDDQEGEVC